One Paraburkholderia dioscoreae DNA segment encodes these proteins:
- the ligA gene encoding NAD-dependent DNA ligase LigA yields the protein MARTPVSPPATSAPAERAAWLRAELERANYAYYVLDQPDLPDAEYDRLFKELESIETEHPDLIVPDSPTQRVGGEAASGFEPVVHEQPMLSLNNGFADEDIVAFDKRVGDALGKNASEPPVPVEYAAELKFDGLAISLRYVDGVFVQASTRGDGTTGENVTENVRTIRSIPLRLKGKRVPQVLDVRGEVLMFKRDFERLNERQRAAEQKEFANPRNAAAGSLRQLDSKITAQRPLSFFSYGIGVLEGMDMPATHSELLDWYKELGLPVNGERAVVHGAEGLLGFFHAVGEKREKLPYDIDGVVYKVNRRDEQEALGFVSRAPRFALAHKFPAQEALTRLVAIDVQVGRTGAITPVARLEPVFVGGATVTNATLHNEDEVRRKDIRIGDTVIVRRAGDVIPEVVSALLDRRPDDAREFVMPTHCPVCGSNIERLPDEAIARCTGGLFCPAQRKQALWHFAQRRALDIDGLGEKIIDQLVEQNLVRTPADLFNLGFATLAELDRFAEKSAQNLLDSLEKAKHTTLARFIYALGIRHVGESTAKDLAKHFGSLDPIMEASVEALLEVNDVGPVVAESIHQFFAEEHNRTVIEQLRAPGRVTWPEGPPAPRAPQGVLAGKTVVLTGTLPSLAREEAKEMLEAAGAKVAGSVSKKTDYVVAGAEAGSKLAKAEELGIPVLDEDGMRKLLEGQL from the coding sequence ATGGCCCGAACCCCCGTCTCACCCCCCGCAACCAGCGCCCCGGCAGAGCGTGCCGCGTGGCTGCGCGCGGAACTCGAACGCGCCAATTACGCGTACTACGTGCTCGACCAGCCGGATCTGCCCGACGCGGAATACGACCGGCTGTTCAAGGAACTCGAGAGCATCGAGACGGAACATCCCGACCTGATCGTGCCGGATTCGCCCACCCAGCGGGTGGGCGGCGAGGCGGCAAGCGGTTTCGAGCCGGTCGTGCACGAGCAGCCCATGCTGTCGCTGAACAACGGTTTCGCGGACGAGGACATCGTCGCGTTCGACAAGCGCGTTGGCGACGCGCTCGGCAAGAATGCGAGCGAGCCCCCGGTGCCGGTCGAATACGCGGCCGAGCTGAAGTTCGACGGTCTCGCCATTTCGCTGCGTTATGTCGACGGCGTGTTCGTCCAGGCGTCCACGCGCGGCGACGGCACGACCGGCGAGAACGTTACCGAAAACGTCCGCACCATCCGCTCCATTCCGCTCAGGCTCAAAGGCAAACGCGTGCCGCAGGTGCTCGACGTGCGCGGCGAAGTGCTGATGTTCAAGCGCGATTTCGAACGCCTGAACGAACGCCAGCGGGCCGCGGAACAGAAGGAATTCGCCAATCCGCGCAATGCGGCGGCGGGCAGCTTGCGGCAGCTCGATTCGAAGATCACCGCGCAGCGGCCGCTGTCGTTTTTCTCTTACGGGATCGGCGTGCTCGAAGGCATGGACATGCCGGCCACGCATAGCGAACTGCTCGACTGGTACAAGGAACTCGGCTTGCCGGTGAATGGCGAACGGGCGGTGGTGCACGGCGCGGAGGGTTTGCTGGGCTTTTTCCACGCCGTGGGCGAAAAGCGCGAGAAGCTGCCGTACGACATCGACGGTGTGGTCTACAAGGTCAACCGGCGCGATGAGCAGGAGGCGCTCGGCTTCGTGTCGCGCGCGCCGCGTTTTGCGCTGGCGCACAAATTCCCCGCGCAGGAAGCGCTCACGCGGCTCGTCGCGATCGACGTGCAGGTCGGCCGCACCGGTGCGATCACGCCGGTGGCGCGGTTGGAACCGGTGTTCGTGGGCGGCGCGACGGTCACGAATGCCACGCTGCACAACGAAGACGAAGTGCGGCGCAAGGATATTCGCATCGGTGACACCGTGATCGTGCGGCGTGCCGGCGACGTGATTCCCGAAGTAGTGAGCGCGCTGCTCGACCGGCGTCCCGACGACGCCCGCGAATTCGTGATGCCCACGCATTGCCCGGTATGCGGCTCGAACATCGAGCGGCTGCCGGACGAGGCGATTGCGCGCTGTACCGGCGGCCTGTTCTGTCCCGCGCAGCGCAAGCAGGCCTTGTGGCATTTCGCGCAGCGGCGCGCGCTGGATATCGACGGCCTCGGCGAAAAGATCATCGATCAACTGGTCGAGCAGAATCTGGTGCGTACACCGGCCGATCTATTCAACCTCGGCTTTGCGACGCTCGCCGAACTCGACCGCTTTGCCGAGAAATCCGCGCAGAACCTGCTCGATTCGCTCGAAAAGGCCAAGCACACCACGTTGGCGCGCTTTATTTACGCGCTCGGCATTCGCCATGTGGGCGAGTCCACGGCGAAAGACCTGGCCAAACATTTCGGCTCGCTGGATCCGATCATGGAGGCTTCGGTGGAAGCCTTGCTGGAAGTCAACGACGTCGGGCCGGTAGTGGCCGAGTCGATTCATCAGTTCTTCGCCGAAGAGCACAACCGCACGGTGATCGAGCAACTGCGCGCGCCGGGCCGGGTTACGTGGCCGGAGGGTCCGCCCGCGCCTAGAGCGCCGCAAGGCGTGCTGGCCGGCAAGACGGTCGTGCTGACCGGCACCTTGCCGAGCCTCGCCCGCGAAGAAGCGAAGGAAATGCTGGAAGCCGCAGGCGCGAAAGTGGCGGGATCCGTGTCGAAGAAAACGGATTATGTGGTGGCGGGGGCCGAAGCCGGCAGCAAGTTGGCGAAGGCCGAGGAACTCGGCATCCCCGTACTCGACGAAGATGGTATGCGTAAGCTCCTGGAGGGGCAGTTATGA
- a CDS encoding cell division protein ZipA C-terminal FtsZ-binding domain-containing protein — translation MDELTLGLIGAGAVVVGGVVVYNAWQGAKVRRKMPRPMPADAAENFARDDQEEQSPFIEPARPTMRREPVVGTEAAEQTTAARVEPTFGSPAATAAPLDTPADIQAETTTPNGYPEAEGVAQAEGGDHAEAGKTAPAARQDDEPVEPILPAATTISSAPPAIVDRRIDCIVPIRLNGPVAGDKVIPLAQRLRRAGSKPVHIEGKLEGGAWELLQNGARYEELRAAAQLANRSGALNELEFSEFVTGVQQFADALDASPEFPDMLETVAMARELDGFAAQCDAQLSINVLSDGAPWSANYVQAIASQDGLLLSRDGTRFVKLDARQSPVFMLQFGDTNFLRDDLTYKGGQMITLVLDVPVADEDILPFRLMCDYAKSLAERIGGRVVDDGRRPLPETALLAIEKQLMTLYAKLEQAGIPAGSPATRRLFSQ, via the coding sequence ATGGACGAGTTGACACTCGGTTTGATCGGCGCGGGTGCCGTGGTGGTCGGGGGCGTGGTCGTGTACAACGCGTGGCAGGGCGCGAAGGTGCGTCGCAAGATGCCGCGGCCAATGCCGGCCGATGCCGCGGAAAACTTCGCGCGGGACGATCAGGAGGAACAGAGCCCGTTCATCGAGCCGGCCCGGCCCACCATGCGCCGCGAACCGGTGGTGGGCACCGAAGCGGCGGAGCAAACCACGGCGGCGCGCGTCGAGCCGACGTTCGGCAGCCCCGCGGCGACGGCTGCGCCACTCGATACGCCGGCCGATATCCAGGCCGAGACGACCACGCCGAACGGCTACCCGGAAGCCGAGGGCGTCGCTCAAGCCGAAGGCGGCGATCACGCGGAGGCCGGCAAGACCGCGCCAGCCGCCCGCCAGGACGACGAGCCGGTCGAACCGATTCTGCCTGCCGCCACGACGATTTCATCGGCGCCGCCGGCTATCGTCGATCGCCGCATCGACTGTATCGTGCCGATCCGCCTGAACGGCCCGGTCGCCGGCGACAAGGTGATTCCGCTCGCGCAGCGTCTGCGCCGCGCGGGCAGCAAGCCGGTGCATATTGAGGGCAAACTCGAAGGCGGCGCGTGGGAACTGCTGCAAAACGGCGCGCGTTATGAAGAGTTGCGCGCGGCCGCGCAATTGGCGAACCGCAGCGGCGCGCTCAACGAACTGGAGTTTTCCGAATTCGTGACCGGCGTGCAGCAATTTGCCGACGCGCTGGATGCATCGCCGGAATTCCCGGACATGCTCGAAACGGTCGCGATGGCGCGCGAACTCGACGGCTTTGCCGCGCAGTGCGACGCGCAGCTGTCGATCAACGTGCTCTCCGACGGTGCGCCGTGGTCCGCCAACTACGTGCAGGCAATCGCCTCGCAGGACGGCCTGCTGCTGTCGCGCGACGGTACGCGTTTCGTCAAGCTCGACGCGCGGCAAAGCCCGGTGTTCATGCTGCAATTCGGCGACACCAACTTCCTGCGCGACGACCTCACCTACAAGGGCGGCCAGATGATCACGCTGGTGCTCGACGTGCCGGTGGCCGACGAAGACATCCTGCCGTTCCGCCTGATGTGCGACTACGCGAAATCGTTGGCCGAGCGCATTGGCGGCCGGGTGGTCGACGACGGCCGCCGTCCGTTGCCGGAAACCGCGTTGCTCGCAATCGAAAAGCAACTGATGACCCTCTACGCGAAGCTCGAACAGGCGGGCATCCCGGCGGGTTCGCCGGCCACGCGCCGGTTGTTCAGCCAGTAA
- the smc gene encoding chromosome segregation protein SMC, producing the protein MRLTSIKLAGFKSFVDPTHFQVPGQLVGVVGPNGCGKSNIIDAVRWVLGESRASELRGESMQDVIFNGSTARKPGSRASVELVFDNADGRAAGQWGQYAEIAVKRVLTRDGTSSYYINNLPARRRDIQDIFLGTGLGPRAYAIIGQGMIARLIEAKPEELRVFLEEAAGVSKYKERRRETENRLHDTRENLTRVEDIVRELGANLEKLETQAVVATRYKELQADGEEKQRLLWLLRKNEAGGEQERQQRAIEQAQIDLEAHTAKLREVEAQLETLRVAHYSASDAMQGAQGALYEANSEVSRLEAEIKFIVESRNRVQAQIAALNAQREQWQSQAQKAQDDLADAEEQLAVAEEKAALAEDEAAAKHDAMPALEARWRDAQTELNAERGGIAQTEQALKLEAAHQRNADQQLQQLQARHERLKSEAGGLDAPDEAQLEDLRMQLAEHEEILHDAQTRLADAQETLPRLDGERRAAQERVQAESSQIHQLDARLAALKQLQENVQTEGKIQPWLEKHELNGLPRLWKKLHVEAGWEAALEAVLRERLAALEVSNLDWVKAFATDAPPAKLAFYAPPAAGQPVATPPALRPLLSLVRIDDAGIRAVLNDWLGLSFVADDLQQALAMRSQLPDGGSFVVKAGHVVTRVGVQLYAADSEQAGMLARQQEIENLVRQVRAQALLADEAKAAAIRAEAAHTQAAQALTDVRQQAERATQRVHALQMDVLKLTQAHERYTQRSTQIREELEEITAQIEEQRAMRAESEANFERHDGELAELQARFEDHQLAFEALDEELTAARGQARDLDRAATDARFAARNMANRIDELKRSIQVAHEQSERVAASLEDARAELETINEQTAHTGLQDALDIRAVKEEALHAARLELDDLTAKLRAADETRLTAERALQPLRDRINELQLKEQAARLNGEQFIEQLAAAGVDEAQLQAKLTPDMKPSYLQGEVTRINNAITALGPVNMAALDELKAATERKSFLDAQSTDLNSAIETLEDAIRKIDAETRTLLQGTFDQVNQHFGELFPRLFGGGQARLIMTGDEILDAGVQVMAQPPGKKNSTIHLLSGGEKALTATALVFAMFQLNPAPFCLLDEVDAPLDDANTERFANLVRAMSDKTQFLFISHNKIAMEMAQQLIGVTMQEQGVSRIVAVDMETAAGFAQNIV; encoded by the coding sequence GTGCGTCTGACCTCGATCAAACTCGCTGGCTTCAAGTCATTCGTCGATCCCACGCATTTCCAGGTTCCGGGCCAGCTAGTCGGTGTGGTCGGACCGAACGGGTGCGGCAAGTCCAACATCATCGACGCCGTGCGCTGGGTGCTCGGCGAATCGCGCGCCTCCGAGCTGCGCGGCGAGTCGATGCAGGACGTGATCTTCAATGGCTCGACCGCGCGCAAGCCCGGTAGCCGCGCCAGCGTCGAACTGGTGTTCGACAACGCCGACGGCCGGGCCGCGGGCCAGTGGGGCCAGTATGCCGAAATCGCCGTGAAGCGCGTGCTCACGCGCGACGGCACCTCGAGCTACTACATCAACAATCTGCCGGCGCGCCGCCGCGACATTCAGGACATTTTTCTCGGCACCGGTCTTGGGCCGCGCGCGTACGCGATCATCGGGCAGGGCATGATCGCGCGCCTGATCGAGGCAAAGCCGGAAGAGCTGCGCGTGTTCCTCGAAGAAGCCGCGGGCGTATCGAAGTACAAGGAACGCCGCCGCGAAACCGAGAACCGTCTGCACGACACGCGCGAGAACCTGACGCGGGTCGAGGACATCGTCCGCGAACTGGGCGCGAACCTCGAGAAGCTGGAAACGCAGGCCGTGGTCGCCACGCGCTACAAGGAACTGCAGGCCGACGGCGAAGAAAAGCAGCGTCTCTTGTGGCTGTTGCGCAAGAACGAAGCCGGCGGCGAGCAGGAGCGCCAGCAACGCGCGATCGAACAGGCCCAGATCGACCTCGAAGCGCACACAGCGAAGCTGCGCGAAGTCGAGGCGCAACTCGAAACGCTGCGCGTCGCGCATTACTCCGCCAGCGACGCGATGCAGGGCGCGCAAGGCGCGCTCTACGAGGCGAATTCGGAAGTCAGCCGGCTCGAAGCCGAGATCAAGTTCATCGTCGAATCGCGCAATCGGGTTCAGGCGCAGATCGCCGCGCTGAATGCGCAGCGCGAGCAATGGCAGTCGCAGGCGCAAAAAGCGCAGGACGATCTCGCGGACGCTGAAGAACAACTGGCGGTGGCCGAAGAAAAAGCCGCGCTGGCCGAAGACGAAGCCGCCGCCAAACACGACGCCATGCCCGCGCTCGAAGCGCGCTGGCGCGACGCGCAGACGGAGCTGAACGCGGAGCGCGGCGGGATCGCGCAGACCGAACAGGCGCTCAAGCTTGAAGCTGCGCATCAGCGCAATGCCGACCAGCAGTTGCAGCAACTGCAGGCGCGTCATGAGCGCTTGAAATCGGAAGCGGGCGGTCTCGACGCACCCGACGAAGCGCAGCTCGAAGACTTGCGCATGCAACTCGCCGAGCATGAAGAAATTCTGCACGACGCGCAAACGCGTCTCGCCGACGCGCAGGAAACGCTGCCGCGCCTCGACGGCGAGCGCCGCGCCGCGCAGGAGCGCGTGCAGGCGGAAAGCTCGCAGATTCATCAGCTCGACGCGCGCCTTGCCGCGCTCAAGCAGTTGCAGGAAAACGTCCAGACTGAAGGCAAGATCCAGCCGTGGCTCGAAAAGCACGAGCTGAACGGCCTGCCGCGTCTGTGGAAGAAACTGCATGTCGAAGCCGGTTGGGAAGCCGCGCTCGAAGCCGTGCTGCGCGAGCGGCTCGCCGCGCTGGAAGTGTCGAACCTCGACTGGGTCAAGGCATTCGCCACCGACGCACCGCCCGCCAAGCTCGCCTTCTACGCGCCGCCCGCGGCCGGCCAGCCGGTTGCGACGCCGCCCGCGCTGCGGCCGCTGCTGTCGCTGGTGCGGATCGACGACGCGGGCATCCGCGCGGTGCTGAACGACTGGCTCGGCCTTTCGTTCGTCGCCGACGATCTGCAGCAGGCGCTCGCCATGCGCTCGCAGTTGCCGGACGGCGGCTCGTTCGTCGTCAAGGCGGGGCATGTGGTGACGCGCGTCGGCGTGCAACTGTATGCCGCCGACTCCGAACAGGCCGGCATGCTGGCCCGTCAGCAGGAAATCGAAAATCTGGTGCGTCAGGTTCGCGCGCAGGCCTTGCTCGCGGACGAAGCGAAAGCCGCCGCGATCCGCGCCGAAGCCGCGCATACGCAGGCCGCCCAGGCATTGACCGATGTGCGTCAGCAGGCGGAGCGCGCCACGCAGCGCGTGCACGCGTTGCAAATGGACGTGCTCAAGCTCACCCAGGCGCACGAGCGTTACACCCAGCGCAGTACACAGATTCGCGAGGAACTCGAAGAGATCACCGCGCAGATCGAAGAGCAGCGCGCCATGCGTGCGGAGTCGGAAGCGAACTTCGAGCGTCACGACGGCGAGCTTGCCGAATTGCAGGCGCGTTTCGAAGATCATCAACTGGCCTTCGAAGCGCTCGACGAAGAACTCACCGCCGCGCGCGGCCAGGCGCGCGATCTGGACCGCGCCGCTACCGACGCGCGCTTTGCCGCGCGCAACATGGCGAACCGCATCGACGAACTGAAGCGCAGCATTCAGGTCGCGCACGAGCAGAGCGAGCGTGTAGCGGCGTCGCTGGAAGATGCGCGCGCCGAGCTGGAAACCATCAACGAGCAGACCGCGCACACCGGCTTGCAGGACGCGCTCGACATCCGCGCGGTCAAGGAAGAAGCGCTGCACGCCGCGCGCCTCGAACTGGACGATCTCACCGCCAAGCTGCGTGCCGCCGACGAAACGCGTCTCACCGCCGAGCGCGCGTTGCAGCCGCTGCGCGACCGCATCAACGAATTGCAGCTGAAGGAACAGGCGGCGCGCCTGAACGGCGAGCAATTCATCGAGCAACTCGCCGCAGCCGGCGTCGATGAGGCGCAATTGCAAGCCAAGCTCACGCCGGACATGAAGCCGTCGTACCTGCAGGGCGAGGTCACGCGCATCAACAACGCCATTACCGCGCTCGGTCCGGTCAACATGGCCGCGCTCGACGAACTGAAGGCGGCGACCGAGCGCAAGTCGTTCCTCGACGCGCAATCCACCGACCTGAACAGCGCGATCGAAACGCTCGAAGACGCCATCCGCAAGATCGACGCGGAAACGCGCACACTGCTGCAAGGCACCTTCGACCAGGTGAACCAGCATTTCGGCGAACTGTTCCCGCGTCTCTTCGGCGGCGGCCAGGCACGGCTGATCATGACGGGCGACGAAATTCTCGACGCCGGCGTGCAGGTGATGGCGCAGCCGCCGGGTAAGAAGAATTCGACGATTCACCTGCTGTCGGGCGGCGAAAAAGCGCTGACGGCCACCGCACTGGTGTTCGCGATGTTCCAGCTGAATCCCGCGCCGTTCTGTCTGCTCGACGAAGTGGACGCGCCGCTCGACGACGCCAACACGGAACGTTTCGCGAACCTCGTGCGTGCGATGTCGGACAAAACCCAGTTCCTTTTCATCTCGCACAACAAGATCGCGATGGAAATGGCGCAGCAATTGATCGGCGTGACCATGCAGGAGCAGGGCGTGTCGCGCATCGTTGCCGTCGACATGGAAACGGCTGCGGGTTTCGCCCAGAATATCGTTTGA